A section of the Arcobacter roscoffensis genome encodes:
- a CDS encoding Mrp/NBP35 family ATP-binding protein, with protein MANIEDIKKELEKVKYPGFEKSIMDFGFVKDVQLEGNIASIVLDITSTAQEVEEQLRKDIHACINAIGLEVKLGFNKPQAPKQNSNSVSGKNIAPQIKKIVMVSSGKGGVGKSTTTVNLAVAASMQGKKVGILDADIYGPNIPRMMGLQGKEVEVIGEKARPLNAYGVDVMSMGVLMDEGQAVIWRGAMIMKAIQQLLRDILWEELDILFIDMPPGTGDAQLTLAQSVPVAAGINVTTPQHVALDDSRRSLDMFQKLHIPVAGIVENMSGFICPSCETESDIFGMGTCEDLADQYNTQVLGNLPIEPAIREGGDGGKPITYFNPESISAKRYMEAASKVIAFLDNVDDDRTNADIQPTTPPGVSACSTTAASASSAQQTQQSSGGSCGTGCGCH; from the coding sequence ATGGCAAATATAGAAGATATTAAAAAAGAACTTGAGAAAGTTAAGTACCCTGGATTTGAAAAATCTATTATGGACTTTGGGTTCGTAAAAGATGTTCAATTAGAAGGAAATATAGCTTCAATTGTATTAGATATTACATCTACTGCTCAAGAAGTTGAAGAACAATTAAGAAAAGATATTCATGCCTGTATCAATGCTATTGGACTAGAAGTAAAACTTGGGTTCAATAAGCCACAAGCTCCAAAACAAAACTCTAACTCTGTAAGTGGTAAAAATATTGCTCCTCAGATTAAGAAAATTGTAATGGTAAGTTCAGGAAAAGGTGGAGTTGGTAAATCAACTACAACTGTAAACTTAGCAGTTGCTGCTTCTATGCAAGGTAAAAAAGTTGGTATTTTAGATGCTGATATCTATGGTCCAAATATTCCTAGAATGATGGGATTACAAGGAAAAGAAGTAGAAGTTATTGGTGAAAAAGCAAGACCACTTAATGCATATGGAGTAGATGTAATGTCTATGGGTGTATTAATGGATGAAGGTCAAGCAGTTATTTGGAGAGGGGCTATGATTATGAAAGCTATCCAACAACTGTTAAGAGATATTTTATGGGAAGAGTTAGATATTCTTTTCATTGATATGCCTCCTGGTACTGGTGATGCACAATTAACACTTGCTCAAAGTGTTCCTGTTGCAGCAGGTATCAATGTAACTACTCCTCAACATGTTGCACTTGATGATTCAAGAAGATCATTAGATATGTTCCAAAAGTTACATATTCCTGTAGCTGGTATTGTTGAAAATATGAGTGGATTTATTTGTCCATCATGTGAGACAGAATCAGATATTTTTGGAATGGGAACTTGTGAAGATTTAGCTGATCAATATAATACTCAAGTATTAGGAAACCTACCAATTGAGCCTGCAATTAGAGAAGGTGGAGATGGTGGTAAACCAATTACTTACTTTAATCCAGAATCAATCTCTGCAAAAAGATATATGGAAGCAGCATCAAAAGTAATTGCTTTCTTAGACAATGTAGATGATGATAGAACTAATGCTGATATTCAACCAACTACACCTCCTGGTGTAAGTGCTTGTTCAACAACAGCTGCAAGTGCTAGCTCTGCACAACAAACTCAACAATCATCAGGTGGTAGTTGTGGTACAGGGTGTGGTTGTCACTAA
- a CDS encoding DUF2116 family Zn-ribbon domain-containing protein codes for MANTCQYCSKKIPISKVFCSKECKENYFEKAIINIPKPFVKKLYFFCNEEEKEAEILKFCERHKWKEHLVKQKIEEIYLEYFK; via the coding sequence ATGGCAAATACTTGTCAATACTGCTCTAAAAAAATACCTATTTCAAAAGTTTTTTGCTCTAAAGAGTGTAAAGAGAACTATTTTGAAAAAGCAATTATAAATATTCCTAAACCTTTTGTAAAGAAATTATACTTTTTTTGTAACGAAGAAGAGAAAGAAGCTGAGATTCTAAAATTTTGCGAAAGACACAAGTGGAAAGAACATCTAGTAAAACAAAAAATTGAAGAGATTTATTTAGAGTATTTTAAATAA
- the hisIE gene encoding bifunctional phosphoribosyl-AMP cyclohydrolase/phosphoribosyl-ATP diphosphatase HisIE codes for MEAIEKIDWEKTNGLIPVVTQDATTNEVLMLAYMDKEALELTIKTNYAHYFSRTKQRIWKKGESSNHTQEIVNIMLDCDNDTLLLKVNQEGVACHTGRKSCFFTDLQTNEEVSKVEVDTTAAYGVIDTLYHTILERKNDDPSKSYTSKLLNGEQNSMLKKIVEESGEFTFAIKDNDEEEIIYEAADITYHVLVALASKNISPDRVKQELARRFGMSGIEEKNSRTK; via the coding sequence ATGGAAGCAATAGAAAAAATTGATTGGGAAAAAACTAATGGTTTAATTCCTGTAGTTACACAAGATGCAACAACAAATGAAGTATTAATGCTAGCATACATGGATAAAGAAGCATTAGAGCTAACAATCAAGACAAACTACGCTCACTACTTTAGCAGAACAAAACAAAGAATTTGGAAAAAAGGTGAAAGCTCTAATCACACACAAGAAATAGTAAATATTATGCTTGATTGTGACAACGACACACTTTTATTAAAAGTAAATCAAGAAGGTGTAGCTTGTCATACAGGAAGAAAATCATGTTTCTTTACTGATTTACAAACAAATGAAGAAGTATCAAAAGTAGAAGTTGATACAACAGCTGCTTATGGAGTAATAGATACCTTATATCACACTATACTTGAAAGAAAAAATGATGACCCAAGTAAATCATACACTTCAAAACTTTTAAATGGTGAACAAAACTCTATGCTTAAAAAAATTGTAGAAGAATCAGGTGAATTTACTTTTGCAATAAAAGATAATGATGAAGAAGAGATTATTTATGAAGCAGCTGATATTACATATCACGTTTTAGTTGCCCTTGCTTCAAAAAATATAAGCCCAGATAGAGTTAAACAAGAGTTAGCTAGAAGATTTGGTATGTCTGGAATCGAAGAAAAAAACTCAAGAACTAAATAA
- a CDS encoding SPFH domain-containing protein: MPIDNDYFKNRQQNNGGGSNNNNGGGGNYQPPFEPPEFFKNFGKKAGFIYVIIIIIAALFIFKPFVIIESGQVGIKVTTGKYEDKPLTPGFHLYLPVFQKVIVVDTKVRLINYRSVEQMGGFDQSIRSNPAINILDARGLPVSIELTVQYRLTADGAPTTIATWGLGWEDKIVDPVVRNIVRNIVGGFNAEELPTRRNEIATLIENGIRTQVEALEDTPVSVESVQLREIVLPEKIKEQIERVQIANQESERVRYEVLRAKQEAEKKAALAKGEADKNRIEAQGRADAVTIEAKAQSAANKEIAKSLTSDLLRMQQIQVQGKFNDALRENKDAKIFLTPGGSTPNIWVDTKDKSRDTAIHGK; this comes from the coding sequence ATGCCAATAGACAACGACTATTTTAAAAACAGACAACAGAATAATGGTGGTGGTTCTAACAACAATAATGGTGGTGGTGGAAACTATCAACCACCTTTTGAGCCACCAGAATTTTTCAAGAACTTTGGTAAAAAAGCAGGATTTATTTATGTGATTATCATAATTATTGCTGCATTATTTATCTTTAAACCATTTGTGATTATTGAATCAGGTCAAGTAGGTATTAAAGTTACTACAGGTAAATATGAAGATAAACCATTAACTCCTGGTTTCCATTTATACCTTCCAGTATTCCAAAAAGTTATTGTAGTTGATACAAAAGTAAGACTTATCAACTATAGAAGTGTTGAACAAATGGGTGGATTTGACCAAAGTATTAGATCAAACCCAGCAATTAATATCTTAGATGCAAGAGGTTTACCTGTTTCTATTGAATTAACTGTTCAATATAGATTAACAGCAGATGGAGCTCCAACTACTATTGCTACATGGGGTCTTGGATGGGAAGACAAAATTGTTGATCCAGTTGTAAGAAATATTGTAAGAAATATTGTTGGTGGATTTAACGCAGAAGAATTACCAACAAGAAGAAATGAAATTGCTACTTTAATTGAAAATGGTATTAGAACTCAAGTTGAAGCTTTAGAAGATACACCTGTAAGTGTAGAATCTGTTCAATTAAGAGAGATTGTATTACCTGAAAAAATTAAAGAACAAATTGAAAGAGTTCAAATTGCTAACCAAGAATCTGAAAGAGTAAGATACGAGGTTTTAAGAGCAAAACAAGAAGCTGAGAAAAAAGCTGCACTTGCAAAAGGTGAGGCTGATAAAAACAGAATTGAAGCACAAGGTAGAGCAGATGCTGTAACTATTGAAGCGAAAGCTCAATCAGCAGCAAATAAAGAGATTGCAAAATCTTTAACATCTGATTTATTAAGAATGCAACAAATTCAAGTTCAAGGGAAATTCAACGACGCACTTAGAGAAAACAAAGATGCTAAGATTTTCTTAACTCCTGGTGGTTCAACTCCAAATATCTGGGTTGATACTAAAGACAAATCAAGAGATACTGCAATACACGGTAAATAA
- a CDS encoding branched-chain amino acid transaminase: MTEAKYIWMDGKFVDWHDAKVHVLSHTLHYGNGAIEGTKAYKTHDGRCAIFKLEEHTKRLINSAKMTLIDVPFSTEELNKAQIELLQKNELTEGAYIRPLVYLGYGVMGLYHKQAPVNVSISAWEWGAYLGEEGMKKGVRVKIASMTRNSNTSGMGKAKAVANYLNSQMAKGEAVECGYDEALLRDDQGYIAEASGACFFIVRDGEIITPPNDNSLESITQATVIDLAKDLGYTVTRRRLTREEVYIADEAFFTGTAVEVTPIRDIDARIIGCGSRGPITEVLQKAYFDVVQGRNEKYTKYLTYIN, translated from the coding sequence ATGACTGAAGCAAAATATATATGGATGGATGGAAAGTTTGTAGATTGGCATGATGCAAAAGTACATGTTCTTTCACATACACTTCACTATGGAAATGGTGCTATTGAAGGTACTAAAGCATATAAAACTCATGATGGAAGATGTGCTATTTTTAAACTTGAAGAGCATACTAAAAGACTTATAAACTCAGCTAAAATGACACTAATTGATGTTCCATTTAGTACTGAGGAACTAAATAAAGCACAAATTGAATTATTACAAAAAAATGAATTAACTGAAGGTGCTTATATTAGACCACTTGTTTACTTAGGATATGGAGTTATGGGACTTTATCATAAACAAGCTCCTGTAAATGTTTCTATTTCTGCATGGGAATGGGGAGCATATTTAGGTGAAGAAGGAATGAAAAAAGGTGTTAGAGTAAAAATTGCCTCTATGACTAGAAACTCAAATACTTCTGGAATGGGTAAAGCAAAAGCAGTTGCTAATTACTTAAACTCTCAAATGGCAAAAGGTGAAGCTGTTGAGTGTGGTTATGATGAAGCATTATTAAGAGATGACCAAGGTTACATTGCTGAGGCTTCTGGTGCTTGTTTCTTTATTGTAAGAGACGGAGAAATTATTACTCCACCAAATGACAACTCTTTAGAATCAATTACTCAAGCTACTGTTATTGACTTAGCAAAAGACTTAGGATACACAGTAACAAGAAGAAGATTAACAAGAGAAGAAGTATATATTGCTGATGAAGCATTCTTTACTGGAACTGCTGTTGAAGTTACACCAATTAGAGATATTGATGCAAGAATTATAGGTTGTGGTTCAAGAGGTCCAATTACAGAAGTATTACAAAAAGCATACTTTGATGTAGTTCAAGGTAGAAATGAAAAATACACTAAGTATTTAACATACATTAACTAA
- a CDS encoding SAM-dependent methyltransferase, with translation MSQQEFWNSKFSRDGYLYGIKPNSFIASKVKSFPRGGKVLCLGEGEGRNAIFLAKRDMEVTAIDASDIGLSKLHFRALEEGVTVETICADLNDWEVKEQYDVIVASYLHMYKEDRAKLFEKIQDSLKPDGIFVGEFFSVNQLNYNSGGPKDKDLLYTIDDFKKAFALCQGDINEVVTILDEGKGHQGEASVIRVVVEN, from the coding sequence ATGAGTCAACAAGAATTTTGGAATAGTAAGTTTTCAAGAGATGGTTACCTTTATGGTATAAAACCAAATAGTTTTATTGCTTCAAAAGTAAAATCTTTTCCAAGGGGCGGAAAGGTTTTATGTTTAGGTGAGGGTGAAGGAAGAAATGCTATATTTTTAGCAAAAAGAGATATGGAAGTAACAGCAATTGATGCTTCAGATATCGGACTTTCAAAGCTTCATTTTAGAGCCTTAGAAGAAGGTGTTACGGTTGAGACTATTTGTGCTGATTTAAATGACTGGGAAGTGAAAGAACAATACGATGTAATAGTTGCTTCATATTTGCATATGTATAAAGAAGATAGAGCTAAACTTTTTGAAAAAATTCAGGATTCACTAAAACCTGATGGAATTTTTGTTGGTGAGTTCTTTTCTGTAAATCAACTAAACTACAATAGTGGTGGGCCAAAAGACAAAGATTTACTTTACACAATTGATGATTTTAAAAAAGCTTTTGCTTTGTGTCAAGGTGATATAAATGAAGTAGTAACTATTTTAGATGAAGGTAAAGGTCATCAAGGTGAAGCTTCTGTAATTAGAGTAGTTGTAGAAAACTAA
- the metH gene encoding methionine synthase, whose protein sequence is MIDKLKSIINERVLVIDGAMGTQLQLADIKDKEWEYEGINLEGCNELLNLTAPHVLEKIHDDYLEAGADMISTNTFGSMPWVLDEYQIPETSYELSRLGAKLVKDSCDKFSTPQKPRYVLGSIGPGTKLPSLGHIAYDDMYEGYKIMAQGLADGGTDVFLLETCQDPLQIKAGLHALNDVAPHIPVMVSVTIELSGTMLIGTDAMTIAAILEPFNILSLGFNCGTGPKQVHKHVKTLSEICKFPISVHANAGLPQNKGGKTYYPMQPKEFTELTKEFLEFNGVSFLGGCCGTTPEHIKALVTDIEGVVPKKPSGFLKASLASLFNVVPLKQDPAPLLIGERSNATGSKAFRELLKANNYEGTLTVGQQQVRAGAHVIDVSVGFAGRDEREDMDKVVGLYSQKVSLPLMPDSTQIPALEAALKQIGGRPIINSVNLEDGEDKFDEICLLAKKFGAALVCLVIDEIGMAKTLERKLEVAERIYDLCVNRHGFKPDDLVFDMLTFTIGSGDDEYRTAGVETLEAIKEFQIRHPEVGTTLGLSNISFGLDQKARIYLNSIYLDHCVKAGLTTAIVNVKHILPLNKISDEDRKACDDLIFNNQENGDPLFAFIDHFANVGDMEEQSDEEYQKLEPVEKVKKLLLDGDKDRMLPLVEELRHEVEPEVIVNEWLIDGMKIIGELFGSGQMQLPFVLQSAETMKATVDSLNPYLPKKEKASETVLVLGTVKGDVHDVGKNLVDIILSNNGFKVINIGIKADLNDFIIAVKENKAQAIGMSGLLVKSTAVMKENLETLQKEGIDIPVLLGGAALTKGFVNDYCRPIYDGPIFYCRDAFDGVVSMQRIEEGDLDNTALAADLIEEVDTSDRVAKEEVEIPPYEEIELPKPTQFTFPPLWDRVAKTGDEVDKELVFKWINHRVLFRQRWGYKRGKQKSADFIKHEEEVVKPLYEELKEELIDKNIFDPIAIYEYYPCMSYDNKLYIFDKKYLFNSEDEARNNKPSLDEAIKVFEFPRQQRKPFRCIADYFANDRLDVVGFTLASAGLKVADYEREYYNKGEFNKYYQIHGLGVELAEALAEVLHKQIRLDLDIVPKEGPTLNDVQMKQYVGCRYSPGYAACPDLAMNRDIFDLLDPEKFGIELSETFQMHPEQTTCAIVVPHHDAKYYNI, encoded by the coding sequence ATGATAGATAAATTAAAAAGTATAATAAATGAAAGAGTATTAGTTATTGATGGAGCTATGGGAACACAGCTTCAATTAGCGGATATTAAAGACAAAGAGTGGGAATATGAGGGAATAAATTTAGAGGGTTGTAATGAACTTTTAAACTTAACAGCTCCTCATGTTTTAGAAAAGATTCATGATGATTATTTAGAAGCTGGGGCTGATATGATTTCAACAAATACTTTTGGTTCTATGCCATGGGTATTAGATGAGTATCAAATTCCTGAGACATCATATGAATTATCTAGACTTGGAGCAAAACTTGTAAAAGATTCTTGTGATAAGTTTAGTACACCCCAAAAACCAAGATATGTTTTAGGATCAATTGGACCTGGTACTAAACTTCCATCATTAGGTCATATAGCTTATGATGATATGTATGAAGGTTATAAGATTATGGCACAAGGACTTGCTGATGGAGGAACAGATGTGTTCTTACTTGAAACTTGTCAAGATCCCTTACAAATTAAAGCAGGATTACATGCTTTAAATGATGTGGCACCTCATATTCCTGTTATGGTATCTGTAACTATAGAGCTTAGCGGTACGATGCTTATAGGAACAGATGCTATGACAATTGCTGCAATTTTAGAACCATTTAATATTTTATCACTTGGATTTAACTGTGGTACTGGTCCTAAACAAGTACACAAACATGTAAAAACATTAAGTGAAATTTGTAAGTTCCCTATTTCTGTTCATGCAAATGCAGGACTTCCACAAAATAAAGGTGGAAAAACTTACTATCCAATGCAGCCTAAAGAGTTTACAGAGTTAACAAAAGAGTTCTTAGAGTTTAATGGAGTTTCATTTTTAGGTGGTTGTTGTGGTACTACTCCTGAACATATTAAAGCATTAGTTACAGATATTGAAGGTGTAGTTCCTAAGAAGCCTAGTGGATTTTTAAAAGCTTCATTAGCAAGTTTATTTAATGTAGTTCCATTAAAACAAGACCCAGCACCACTTCTAATAGGTGAGAGATCAAATGCTACAGGTTCAAAAGCCTTTAGAGAATTACTAAAAGCAAATAACTATGAAGGAACTTTAACAGTTGGTCAACAACAAGTTAGAGCAGGAGCTCACGTAATTGATGTATCAGTTGGATTTGCAGGTCGTGATGAAAGAGAAGATATGGATAAAGTTGTAGGACTTTACTCTCAAAAAGTATCACTTCCTTTAATGCCTGATTCAACACAAATTCCAGCACTTGAAGCAGCACTTAAACAAATAGGTGGAAGACCTATTATCAACTCAGTAAACCTTGAAGATGGTGAAGATAAGTTTGATGAGATTTGTTTACTAGCTAAAAAATTTGGTGCTGCTCTTGTTTGTTTAGTTATTGATGAAATTGGTATGGCTAAAACTTTAGAGAGAAAATTAGAAGTTGCTGAGAGAATTTATGACTTATGTGTAAATAGACATGGCTTTAAACCTGATGATTTAGTATTTGATATGCTTACATTTACTATTGGTTCTGGTGATGATGAGTATAGAACAGCTGGTGTTGAAACTCTTGAAGCTATTAAAGAGTTCCAAATAAGACACCCAGAAGTTGGAACTACTTTAGGACTTTCAAATATCTCTTTTGGACTTGACCAAAAAGCTAGAATTTACTTAAACTCAATTTACTTAGACCATTGTGTAAAAGCAGGACTTACAACAGCGATTGTAAATGTAAAACATATTTTACCTCTAAATAAAATTTCTGATGAAGACAGAAAAGCTTGTGATGATTTAATCTTTAATAATCAAGAAAATGGTGACCCATTATTTGCCTTTATTGACCACTTTGCAAACGTAGGTGATATGGAAGAACAAAGTGATGAAGAGTACCAAAAATTAGAGCCAGTTGAGAAAGTTAAAAAACTTTTATTAGATGGTGATAAAGATAGAATGTTACCACTTGTAGAAGAGTTAAGACATGAAGTAGAACCAGAAGTTATAGTAAATGAATGGCTTATTGATGGTATGAAAATTATTGGGGAACTGTTTGGTTCAGGTCAAATGCAGTTACCATTTGTACTTCAAAGTGCTGAAACTATGAAAGCAACAGTTGATAGCTTAAATCCTTATTTACCGAAAAAAGAGAAAGCTAGTGAAACTGTACTGGTACTAGGAACTGTAAAAGGTGATGTACATGATGTTGGTAAAAACTTAGTTGATATTATTCTTTCAAATAATGGATTTAAAGTAATCAATATTGGTATTAAAGCAGATTTAAATGACTTTATTATTGCTGTAAAAGAGAATAAAGCTCAAGCTATTGGAATGAGTGGATTACTTGTAAAATCAACAGCTGTGATGAAAGAAAATCTAGAAACACTTCAAAAAGAAGGAATTGATATTCCAGTACTTTTAGGAGGAGCTGCACTTACAAAAGGTTTTGTAAATGATTATTGTAGACCTATTTATGATGGTCCAATATTCTATTGTAGAGATGCCTTTGATGGAGTTGTTTCTATGCAAAGAATTGAAGAGGGTGATTTAGATAATACTGCACTTGCTGCTGATCTAATTGAAGAAGTTGATACAAGTGATAGGGTTGCAAAAGAAGAAGTTGAAATTCCTCCATATGAAGAGATAGAACTTCCAAAACCTACGCAGTTTACTTTCCCTCCACTTTGGGATAGAGTTGCAAAAACTGGTGATGAAGTAGATAAAGAGTTAGTGTTTAAATGGATTAACCATAGAGTTTTATTTAGACAAAGATGGGGATATAAAAGAGGAAAACAAAAAAGTGCAGATTTTATCAAGCATGAAGAAGAAGTTGTTAAGCCTTTATATGAAGAGTTAAAAGAAGAGTTAATTGATAAAAATATCTTTGATCCAATTGCTATTTATGAATACTACCCTTGTATGTCTTATGATAATAAACTTTATATTTTTGACAAAAAGTATTTATTTAACTCAGAAGATGAAGCTAGAAATAATAAGCCATCTTTGGATGAAGCGATAAAAGTATTTGAGTTCCCAAGACAGCAAAGAAAACCTTTTAGATGTATTGCTGATTATTTTGCAAATGATAGACTTGATGTAGTTGGATTTACTCTTGCTAGTGCAGGGCTTAAAGTAGCTGATTATGAAAGAGAGTATTACAACAAGGGTGAGTTTAATAAATATTATCAAATTCATGGACTTGGAGTTGAACTTGCTGAGGCTTTAGCTGAGGTTTTACATAAGCAAATTAGACTTGATTTAGATATTGTACCAAAAGAAGGACCAACACTAAATGATGTTCAAATGAAACAGTATGTAGGTTGTAGATACTCTCCTGGATATGCAGCTTGTCCTGATTTAGCTATGAATAGAGATATCTTTGATTTACTAGATCCTGAAAAATTTGGAATTGAGTTATCTGAGACATTCCAAATGCATCCAGAACAAACTACTTGTGCAATAGTAGTTCCTCACCACGACGCAAAATATTATAATATTTAA
- a CDS encoding TolC family protein codes for MGFLKKKSTLLLLLTTFFISGCTVTPQPLSKEEIALKANQDLKLINRISPIITEPITIDEAINKALKNNVRNKIKLMQTALAKQQIDLVYYDMLPNLTTSAGYSKRDEYAASASTSFSGGNPEPITGEPSYSVSQDKERIDADISFSWNVLDFGLSYVKAQQQADKYLMAKQNERKVIHNIVQEVRRTYYKAASAQALLKKIVPMMKDVQVALNDSNKIKKLRINSPMESLAYQRDLLEVLRSLQALERNLMNAKVELAELMGLKAGTHFTLAQEIKTDYELPKLNLGLKQMEIMALENRPEILESRYKQRISHKETTRAILQMLPGIKLNSGISYDNNDYLLNNNWTSYGATISWNLLNIFKANTSQKIAKTKIALAKEQKLAISMAVLSQVHLSLANFEQSKKEYKLSKKYLDVAQEIYKLTEVTNKLNMNSRLIYTKEKLNYILALLRHSSSYANVQNSYGRVFASIGTYEDIGKETLEKNSVIKVKEPKKTKKKKVEIKKAKLEKLVKTAQTTQNVYLRKEAHKDSIYSVVLLKNRKVKVLREFENKYGKWIETPLGYIYKSAVFIKDEKEDNLSLASKKEIKKSIFKGVAFKNANIRTEANWQSPVLFLLPKNQEINIEEIISNNKDVWYKTSFGYISNLVMDIKE; via the coding sequence ATGGGGTTTTTAAAGAAAAAATCAACACTACTTTTACTATTAACTACTTTTTTTATAAGTGGATGTACAGTAACTCCCCAACCTCTAAGCAAAGAAGAAATAGCACTAAAAGCAAATCAAGATTTAAAACTAATAAATAGAATTTCTCCAATTATTACAGAACCAATTACAATAGATGAAGCAATAAATAAAGCCCTAAAAAATAATGTAAGAAATAAAATCAAGTTAATGCAAACAGCCCTAGCAAAACAACAAATTGATTTAGTTTATTATGACATGTTACCAAATCTAACTACAAGTGCAGGATACTCAAAAAGAGATGAGTATGCTGCATCTGCTAGTACTTCATTTAGTGGTGGAAATCCTGAGCCAATAACAGGTGAGCCTTCATACTCAGTATCTCAAGATAAAGAAAGAATTGATGCTGATATTTCTTTTAGTTGGAATGTTCTAGATTTTGGATTATCGTATGTGAAAGCTCAACAACAAGCTGATAAATACTTAATGGCAAAACAAAATGAAAGAAAAGTAATTCACAACATCGTACAAGAAGTAAGAAGAACTTACTATAAAGCTGCATCAGCTCAAGCCTTACTTAAAAAAATTGTTCCTATGATGAAAGATGTACAAGTAGCTTTAAATGATTCAAATAAAATTAAAAAACTTAGAATCAACTCGCCAATGGAGTCTTTGGCGTATCAAAGGGATTTACTTGAAGTATTAAGATCTCTTCAAGCTTTAGAGAGAAATCTTATGAATGCAAAAGTCGAGTTAGCTGAGCTTATGGGTTTAAAAGCTGGAACTCATTTTACACTTGCACAAGAAATTAAAACAGATTATGAGCTTCCCAAATTAAATCTTGGTTTAAAGCAAATGGAAATAATGGCTTTAGAGAATAGACCTGAGATTTTAGAGAGTAGATATAAACAAAGAATTTCACATAAAGAAACAACAAGAGCAATTTTGCAAATGCTTCCTGGAATTAAACTAAACAGTGGTATTTCTTATGATAATAATGATTATTTACTAAATAACAATTGGACTTCATACGGTGCAACTATTTCATGGAATTTATTAAATATCTTTAAAGCAAATACAAGTCAAAAAATTGCAAAAACAAAAATAGCTTTAGCAAAAGAACAAAAACTTGCTATTTCAATGGCAGTATTATCACAAGTTCATTTATCACTTGCAAACTTTGAACAGTCAAAAAAAGAGTATAAGCTTTCAAAGAAATATTTAGATGTGGCTCAAGAAATATACAAGTTAACAGAAGTTACAAATAAACTAAATATGAATAGTAGATTGATTTATACAAAAGAGAAATTAAACTATATCTTAGCACTTCTAAGACACTCTTCATCTTATGCAAATGTACAAAATAGCTATGGAAGAGTTTTTGCTTCAATTGGAACTTATGAAGATATAGGAAAAGAGACTTTAGAAAAAAATAGTGTTATAAAAGTAAAAGAGCCTAAAAAAACTAAAAAGAAAAAAGTAGAAATCAAAAAAGCTAAGCTTGAAAAGTTGGTAAAAACTGCTCAAACAACTCAAAATGTATATTTAAGAAAAGAAGCTCATAAAGATAGTATTTATAGTGTGGTTTTACTAAAAAATAGAAAAGTAAAGGTTTTAAGAGAGTTTGAAAATAAATATGGAAAATGGATAGAAACACCTCTTGGATATATCTATAAAAGTGCTGTATTTATAAAAGATGAAAAAGAAGATAATTTAAGTTTAGCAAGTAAAAAAGAGATAAAAAAGAGTATTTTTAAAGGGGTAGCTTTTAAAAATGCAAATATAAGAACAGAAGCAAATTGGCAAAGTCCAGTTCTTTTTTTACTTCCTAAAAACCAAGAAATAAATATTGAAGAGATTATATCAAACAACAAAGATGTTTGGTATAAAACATCTTTTGGATATATAAGTAATTTAGTGATGGATATAAAAGAGTAG